The window ATCAGTTCGGGCCcctttaattaaacaaaactgtAGCCATATATAGAAGATTCAATAATCTTAAAATGGTCATGTTATAAGAAAGacgttaaataataaaaaattacatgaataCTTTTTaatgtgtgcgtgtgtgtttTGAATATCAGGTACCCCTGCACCCAAAAGAATCTATCAAGAAATAGGAATGCAGATGTACCCAAAACAAATGTAGggatacaattttaattaataagattCATTCATGCACATGCATGATACACCTAATGTAATGATTAGTGCTGAATTTCACTATCTGATGTGTTTAGAACACTATGATTATCACTGATCGACCAGCTCGGTGTCTCTTTAAGCAAGCATCGATTTTTAAACTGACAATTAGTACTATGCTTCCAACTCACTCCTTGCACTTGGATATAAAAACAGCAAATTAATGAGGCGATAATGTTCAATACATACGGGCCCTACCATTGAATATAGAGGCAATTTATCTTCCTCGCGAGGCAACGTATAGGTATAGGCTTACCAAAAAGAAAGTGGTGcggtatataatataataaatgcacGTGTGAGGGAGTTGCCTATCGAAAGAATTTGTGTATCCACGTGTGAGGGGGTTGCATATATACAAAACGACTAGCGAATATCGTAATGTTTTTTTCAGTCCAAAGTATGTACATGTCGTGCAAGTATAATCAATCATTAAGGGTGCGTGAAAATGAGTTGAGATAGATTAGGCTTTGATAaggtttgaattaattaatattaaaattaacttatggaaaaaaatgtaataagatCTTTTAAATaggttaacaaatttatttttaattaaatagctAGGTTAGTAAACCTACTTTTAGTTAAATAGCACGTAGACctaattttaaatgtatgccaatgaatgtaaaactttatataaattaaatatataacgccaaactattataataaaattttattattattgttgttattattattatgttatttctcaattaatgataaaaagaatcaatttatgtttttgaataAGCCAAAGGTTTTCTTGAAGCTTAATTAATCACattattaaaattctttaattgCAAACAATAAGATGTTAAAACTTTTCAATATATAATGCGATAGTGCAGAGTTAAACgacaaattttgttattaatgtAAAACAAATAAACTAGAGATTATTCAcgagttttgaaaaaaaattaattgaaaagaatTATTAGATGAATTTGGTTATTTTTACTACTATAGGAAGAGGctcaaaagaaaaactaaaaaaataattatataggtCAACTGCGGGACATAGAAACCCCTAACGAGATCACATGAGAGGGACTCTCCCCAACTCTGAAATCCAACtcatgcctatatatatatatatatatatacacacacaccaggcaatttttttttccggTGTGATATATAGCagtcttataatttattaatttggcCTTCTTTGTGAATTTTGgaagataaaaaaggaaagtaaTCAGTCACTTCTCTTTGGAATTTTGTGGCAGAAAACGTACAGCTTCCGTCGGAAAACTTTAGTATATAACCTTTATTAAAAGTCCAAAAGCCCCACCATGAAGGTTCACGGTAATTCATTGTTGGTTGGTTTCCATCTAAGAAAAATAATGTCACGTATAAATATTCCATCTAATGTTTACTTTATAGATCAAACTTTGAAAAcgttcttttctttgttgttaagGTGGTGATGATTGATTCTCTTACATTTGCATTTCGTGTAGACTTAGTTATGGTATATGATTGCCTTGGTGTAGAGGCATGTTACATGTGCATAGattcttcaaatttaaatttatgttacaTGTATAAATGATAACAAAGTAGATTGTGTTCCTTGCATATTAACAGAAATCATGGGATTGGAAATGATAGCTGTGGAGATTGCGGACTATatagttcttaaaaaaattattcttgttttgttttgtattattttgttttgtaagaTTGTTAGATACATGTTCAGTCTtctcaaagaagagaaagaaccaATCACAATATTAGTCACCGGTGCAGCAGGTAtgattttctctcctatttttaaatttcttctaATGTATCTTGTACTTGTCTATCTTAACAAGGTTTTAAGTTGTGTTGTGGTTTTGTTGCATTATTTGAAAATTGTGGACAAATATAGCCAATGTGATAACAATTGTGGTTGCAAACATTCCAAAAATCTTAACGTTGTGATTAAAATTATTGCCATAAAccatatttaaaaacattgtATCTTGGCATTGTCATGCAAATCATACACATGCGTGCTCTATTAGACTATATATGCAAATCATACACATGCATGCTATATGTACCAATATCATGTTACAtgttaaattcaatttcaaaacatGCATTGTTTTCTTGTGGTCTTATTGAACATGTGTGAGCATTTGTGTTCATaagaataattgaaaatttgagatagtaattttttattgtaccATTACGTTTTTAACTTCATTAGCATgcacattttaattttgatttggttCAACAATAGGCCAAATTGGATATGCTCTTGTTCCAATGATTGCAAGAGGGGCAATGTTGGGCCCAAATCAACCTATGATTCTACACATGCTTGACATTGAACCGGCAACAGAATCCTTAAAAGGGCTGAAGATGGAACTAATTGATGCTGCTTATCCACTTCTCAGAGGcatggttttaaaattaatgatgacCTAAGTCTAATTGTTACATCAtgattttttcttcactttgtGATCTCATAacattatttgtatatataaatggAATAGGTGTTGTTGCTACTACGGATGTTGTTGAAGCTTGCAAGGATGTCAATATTGTTGTAATGGTTGGTGGATTCCCGCGAAAGGAAGGAATGGAAAGAAAAGATGTGATGTCTAAAAATGTATCAATTTATAAGGCTCAGGCTTCAGCACTAGAGCAGCATGCTGCAACAGATTGTAAGGTTAGAAACTACTTTGTCACTCTATTTAGAATTagtgtgttttaattttgaataccATTGACAACATATTACTAtttctaaaaacaaaatacttATATGAATGAGTTAACTCAAAACATAACAACCacattctttccttctttttttttttacttaaagatACATGCAAACAAAGAGAAACATGaatgttttaaatataagattttaccTGAACTTGCTTAAGAATAAGTCTAAACTCCAAACTAAtgagataatttatttatttatttttttttattttagttttatctttTCAAGTATGATATTTTAGACATGCTTTCTAACATGTTGAGTTTAGACATATTTTCGGGTTGGGAGAAACTACAACAAGGGTGATTGGAATAGTTTATTTAGGTTATGGGTATGGCTTATAACTTTCTTATAAATTCtttgagttttatttaataagctTCCTcgaaaaatttatctaaataagCTCTTTTTTAACTTATTCTAGTAAGCTTCAAAGTCAAGCTTATGAATAAGTTCTCATTTGATAATAACTTATTTAATATGTACTAAATTCAACCACTTAGCTTCATGCATCCTACATGTCTTTGCACTATACTACATACATCTATTGGTCTTAATAGACTTCAAAATGgtcaaattaattgttattgtttttttttattagtactaATCCTTAATTGTTATTATAGCACAACCAAGATAAATTTTTGCaattataatctttttttatcatctcTCCATTAGTAGTTTCTGGTCTTAATTATGTGTTGTTCAGCATTTGCAATAAAAATTGCATCTCAAATGTCAATATTTGGTATTGCAATTTGAAATATTCCTTTATGTGGAATTTGATGTTGCATGGAggttatgtttttgtttgtgttatCATTAGATAATTTACTTGAATGATAAGATGAACATCCTTTTATGATCTTATGTTATTGGTTCTTatacaaatttttcttataataatgttaattaatttaggACTTTTTGGTTGTTGTAGAATGATTGAGATAGCTTCTTTGATATGGATCACCATGTATATCTTACCTAGTCCTCTAGAACCTAACGACTCTTGTTGATGTAGGTACTAGTGGTTGCCAATCCAGCAAACACCAATGCTCTCATTTTGAAAGAATTTGCTCCTTCAATTCCTGAGAAAAACATTACCTGCCTTACACGACTTGATCACAATAGAGCATTAGGCCAAATCTCAGAGAGGCTAAATGTTCTTGTTAGTGATGTGAAAAATGTCATTGTTTGGGGCAACCACTCCTCAACCCAATATCCAGATGTCAACCATGCCACCGTCACTACCAATAGTGGAGAAAAACCAGTTAGAGAATTAGTTGTGGATGATAATTGGTACCT of the Glycine max cultivar Williams 82 chromosome 13, Glycine_max_v4.0, whole genome shotgun sequence genome contains:
- the LOC100783188 gene encoding malate dehydrogenase, cytoplasmic; the encoded protein is MGLEMIAVEIADYIVLKKIILVLFCIILFCKIVRYMFSLLKEEKEPITILVTGAAGQIGYALVPMIARGAMLGPNQPMILHMLDIEPATESLKGLKMELIDAAYPLLRGVVATTDVVEACKDVNIVVMVGGFPRKEGMERKDVMSKNVSIYKAQASALEQHAATDCKVLVVANPANTNALILKEFAPSIPEKNITCLTRLDHNRALGQISERLNVLVSDVKNVIVWGNHSSTQYPDVNHATVTTNSGEKPVRELVVDDNWLNNEFITTVQQRGAAIIKARKQSSALSAASAACDHIRDWVLGTPKGEWVSMGVYSDGSYGIPTGLIYSFPVTCERGDWNIVQGLKIDQFSREKMDKTAQELIEEKTLAKSCLN